One genomic segment of Rivularia sp. PCC 7116 includes these proteins:
- a CDS encoding tetratricopeptide repeat protein: MMKLLGILLSVLLLFSWVEPVFALTNQASNLTKEELKQQDQLANKAFAATNKGDFAVAEEYWTEILEKFPENAAVWSNRGNSRVSQNKLEEALVDFNKSIELAPNVTDPYLNRGTALEGLGKWDEAIADYNHVLELDPDDAMAYNNRGNAEAGLKKWQEAIADYRKSAEIAPNFAFARANYVLALYEIGEEDKAIREMKNIIRKYPQFPDVRASLTAALWAKGEKGEAESNWVAAYGLDRRYKDIDWVKNVRRWPDRMVAALDKFLKLQ, encoded by the coding sequence ATGATGAAACTACTTGGAATTTTACTAAGTGTACTGCTACTGTTTAGCTGGGTTGAGCCTGTTTTTGCATTAACTAATCAGGCTTCTAACTTAACAAAAGAAGAATTAAAACAACAAGACCAGTTAGCAAATAAAGCTTTTGCAGCTACTAATAAAGGTGATTTTGCTGTAGCTGAAGAATACTGGACTGAAATTCTGGAAAAATTTCCCGAGAATGCAGCAGTATGGAGTAATCGCGGAAATTCTAGAGTTAGTCAAAACAAATTAGAAGAAGCATTGGTAGATTTTAATAAGTCTATAGAACTTGCTCCGAATGTCACAGATCCTTATTTAAATAGAGGAACTGCTTTAGAAGGTTTGGGAAAATGGGATGAGGCGATCGCCGATTACAATCACGTTTTAGAATTAGATCCCGACGATGCAATGGCATATAATAACCGGGGCAATGCCGAAGCTGGCTTGAAAAAATGGCAAGAAGCTATAGCAGATTACAGAAAATCAGCGGAAATTGCTCCAAACTTTGCTTTTGCTCGTGCTAATTACGTTCTGGCGCTTTATGAGATTGGTGAAGAAGACAAAGCTATACGGGAAATGAAGAATATTATCCGTAAGTATCCTCAGTTCCCAGATGTACGTGCATCGCTCACGGCAGCACTTTGGGCAAAAGGTGAAAAAGGTGAAGCTGAAAGTAATTGGGTAGCCGCTTATGGATTAGATCGTCGCTACAAAGATATTGATTGGGTGAAAAACGTGCGACGCTGGCCAGATCGAATGGTAGCTGCTTTGGATAAGTTTTTGAAATTGCAGTAA